Part of the Chelmon rostratus isolate fCheRos1 chromosome 10, fCheRos1.pri, whole genome shotgun sequence genome is shown below.
AGCTCCAGCAGGTTGTGAGTGTTCACGAACACATCATCATCTCCTTTGAATATGAACCGCACGCCGGAGCAGTAGATGTCGAACCACTTGAGAAAGTTGACCTCTTTCAGGGTCAGGTTGAAAAAGGTGTCCATGAAGTCCCACTGAAGGATGTCCCCGTAGATCAGGTCCTCGTACTCGATCAGTTTCTGGAGGTTTTTGGTGTCTTTGCCGGTCGTCGGGCTCcctaaaagaaataaagttttgatTTTCTTCCCATCCACCGTGTGTTCCTTGCCCCAGGTTTTGCGCACCGCCTCCCGCCGGTCGTGCTGCTCGATAACGGACTTGACCACCATGAGGAGGTGCACCTCTCCATCCGCGCACTTCTCCGGGTGGTTGATGAGCATGGGGAAGTACCTGCAGTGTCGGTGCAGGACAAACTGGTGAAATCTCGGGTCCAAGCGCCGGAACCAGTCCTTGGTCCTCACCGACGCGTCCTCGCTGCAGTTGAGAACCTGTGCGTCCCAGGAAGCCGGGGTCCCGTTGGAGACCCTCTGCGCGTCCAAATCGTTGCTCGGCGCTGGAGAGACCGAGCTCCCCAAAATATTTTTCACGACCCCCTTCTTGAATGAAAAACACTCGGATCCGCACCAGCCGGCATCCCTCGCGTGCTTGACTCCCACTCCGTCCTTCTCTGCCAGTTTCAGCTTGTGGATCATGAGAAAAGAGGCGAAGACCAGAGACAGACTCAGCAGGGGCTTCAGCAGACCGACCCGCTTTCTCCGGAATAAGTGATCCATGGCTCTCACTGCGGCGCCCAGAGACCCTCAGACGCTGTACCTTTTGACATCATAGTGTTTCACAACTGTGCGTCCGAGCTGAGTCCACCGCCGCCGCCCCTGCTCATTTGGACCCCTGAGGTCGTGTCGTGAGAGCGCTGACACTGAAGTGGCCCCGGGGCCTCTTTTGCCCATGACGGCGCTCAGTGGACTCACACGTCGCCTCTCGGTGTGGGGAACTGATGCAGGACACGCAGCATGTCCGCAggcgtcttcctcctcttcttcctctctgccctgtTTCCACTCAAACTGACTGGGaacctgctgctctctctctcccacaacCCCCCTCTCTCAAATATCTCCTCCCCCTAATGATCCACACTGATCTGGGATCAGCAGGTTTCtcatttctcacacacaccaggtgTCCACCACGTTAGTGCCGATCAGCAGAGAGTTTGATCTATTTTAAATACAGGCTTTTTGTATCTAGTATCAGACGACATGACTGGAAATCATACCATCACATGTAAAATAGAACAGGAATTATTAGAAACCACGGAAACAATTAAACaatgaacttaaaaaaaaactttattaaacatTATACATTGCATTCGGCTATATAAAATTCACCCAGGGAGTACAAAGAGATACTGTAGATAAGCAACAtaatacaaacacagcaaagctgtaaaggaacaaaacacagaacaaaggtTTATGTTTAAATACAAGAccataaaaatatgaaataatttgGCCtgtacattaaaacaaaacattatctTTCACTGTCCTTCAAATATagcaaagaaaacatatttaaatggaaaaacttCCCAGTATGCAGGACCATAATtctatctatcaatctatctatctatatatctattattattattatgaataataataataataataataataataataataataataataataataataataataataataataataataataataattcgTTGTTTCAGAAATGTATTCACACAACAGATGATGTCTCACCTTCCCTCACCTCATTTGTTAACAGGTATTTAAAGGGTAATCTCCAAACTTTTCTGTTCAACTATTCCACATCAGTGTATTATTAAAAGTGCAATATCTTGCTGAAAAAGGGGCTGTGGTTGTCTTGTTGAAGAAGCAGTTTTACAACCAGCAACAGGTGGAACAGTGGGAATAGTCAACATCAGAAGTATCTCAAATGGTAAAGGAGTGGCATTAAAAACAAAGGGAAAGTATTTCGGTGTTATTGGAATGGACAAGCTCCAAGATATTCTGACTTGTTACATAGTTAGGCATTTGCTTTAAGTGTCTAAACAGTACAAGATTGTGAAAGCAGTAATcaaatatgacaaataaaacatgtttatatttgcTCCCACACAGATTAGAACCCCTGTAGCACCCTCCTGTGGACATTTCGGGGAATTGCATGAATTGCATcgtgttttctgtctgcctgtcaccTCACACGACCAGTCAAACCAAAAGCCGAACCAACAGAATTTATCTCAACCAACATTCCCGTCACACATTTACACTGACACAAACGCGGTTTACTCTACGGACCCGACATTGGGATGTATATAAGAAAGTCTTCCTGATAAGCTGACGGTCGCCAGAGGATGAGAAGTTTTGAGTGAGCGGGCGTAAAAGCGGAAATGAGTGAGcttgccttcaaaataaaatcatggGCATTCTATACGGATGAATACCGGGGCGTTTAAGTGTTACAAACGTGAAAATTATGAATAGACATGTTACAGTAAAAATATCcaaacagaaatgatgaatgaaatgcaaAGTCAGGTGAAAGTGACAGTAACATAACGGTGAAGAAACGAGACGATTTGACCTCTGAGTGAACCTCACCCACAGGAAATACACTGAGGCGACTACGCCACATATCGTGAaattactgttgttgttgtctgtagCTAGCTAAAGTCGATCTAATTCACCTGAAACCTAATAGCGAACAAAATAGTGGAACCTTTAATACCGGGGTCGGGAGCTATTAGCAAATGGTGCACAAGGTAGGTGTTTAGCAGGGCTGTTaaacaaacaggcagcagtCGTAAATAAGTTACCGGTAGCTCATAGCAATCCTGCTAACCTTATTAGCTCGTAACGTTAGCTGATATGTCGACATCGATTATCGGACACTGTTTTGCTAGCTCTAACAGTTAGTCAGGTCTTAGCTGTTACCTTAACCTCCAGGTTTGTGTCATCGTAACTACACTCAGCACTGAAGTCGTTCTTGCGCCATGTGACTTCCATTTGTTCATGAAACGTGACCTGCCGCGAGGCTCCGTAGGTTTCCCCGTGGTGGCTTCTTTATCTACGGCGCAAATGGAATTGGATTTCCGAAAGCTCAGTAACTTTACTGGATAACTGGTGTTGTTTTAATAGTTCCAGTGTGGACCATCTGTTTTTAGCTTCAATTCGGCTCGGCTTGGACACGCCTGAAATGTGCACATGTAACGTTAGTTGAATAAAGTCTGACGTCGTTGCATGACTTTAGATGTACAACATTTTGGAGGGAGTTTGGTCAGCGTAGTGTGCGGGAGTGTAGGGGTTTCCAGCAGCTCGGGGGACTGCACAGAGCCGTGGTGAAGAGCTGCTTTTCCCCTTTAACATCCACTATCTGAATCCTGTCCTAATGTCCTAAAAACATCTTAAACCACTCACCCCACCAGCTATCACTCAAAATGTGAAGTTTGGTGAAAGGCACAGAGAGTGGATGAATGTTGCCTGCTGAAAAGACCCCACAAATTTCAACATTACAATGAATATTTTCCATATCAGTGTTTgacaagaaaatacaaatgaatcAGAACTTCTACCCAGCCATAAATATCAGTCTTGGGGGtgcaaatgtcaacattttcaacacatcGTCAGAGTAAAAGTATTGCCTTACAACCTATCTGTGACTGATTGATGTGTAACATCCTGAATATGCTGAACTCAAATGAGATGACTCAGTGACCATCTGAGACAGCCAATTTATTGTGCTTTGCAGATGCCTGGTCAAGTCGGCAGCCTAAAAcccagaaagaggaagagcagctctGAGGTCAAAGGCACCAGAAAGGTTTGTGTTCACCATGTTGGACCTCTTTCAACATTTCAACTGAGTACTATGCAGGGCACACACATTGGGCTTGCTGGTATGCCTTGTGTCATTACAAGTGTGAGATGATTAATTTCGTGTCACCAGGCTTCTGCTACAAGGAGGAGATGTATGAAAAGTCCAAAGATGCACTCAGCAGCGGAGAGCAGTGCAGCAGGCGGTGGTTACAGTAAAGCAGACGGTCCTCTGGAGAGACTCTCTCACATCAGCTGTGAATGCCAACAGTCGGCAGGCAGGAGGAGATGCTCGGCATCACCCGAGCTCGAAGGGCCGGAGGGCAAAGAAAACGAGCTGAGGACGGGGCTGGATTTGGACGGCTGCAGAGGGAACAGCACCGCAGACAAACAGGAGCCCGAGGACATGGATTGTGAAGAACCCGGCAAAAGCATCTTCCCAGATGACGACAGTAACCAGATTCTTCCCGTGGAGCAGTTCTTTGGAAACTTGGATGCCGTACAGGTGAGGCATTTTGGGTCATCTCCATGACAGGGACTATGGGAATATGAAGTATGTTCTACTGGCAATATATTTTAGATTAAATGTTAACACTTAAGCGCATATTTGAGGATACAACTCCTGCCTTACAGTGCCAGCATACGGCACAGTTATAAGTGGCTCTCCACTTTTACATCCATCAACTTCCACTTATACTCACAGGTAACATCAGTAAGCTCGTTTGAATCTGACCATTTATGAATTCATGACTTCTCAGCAAATTTCAAGAATATTGAAACAATAGCCAGCCCTGGTTGGGTCTGTCATGCTCTCCGTCTGGTACACATTACAGTGAAATCTCTTGGAACGATTTGTTTTTAGAGGTACAGGACATGCAGCAATGAACACAaccctgctgctggaaataagACACGCTGCCTATTGCCGAATGTTTGCAACATTGCGTACATGTATTCACCATTATGTTCTGTCTGACATTTATTAGCCAATGTGGTAACTAGTTACTGTTCTCCTGTGAAAAGACCAGGAAAACTATCAAACAAGTCATTTTGACTGTAGCAGTAATACAAAAGAGATTTATTTAATCCAGCTGTAAAGACAGAATGCTCTCACAACCACAGTGACTGCACCAGTTGTAAACTTACTGTATAAAGCCCTCACTGCCAAATGACTGAGTCTGCTATATTGAAAGCATTAATGCTATTGATGTCCGCATGCATCACAAGGACTTTGTGTGAGATATCTGAGCTGCTATTAAATGTGGCAGCGGATAGTTTGATTGTTGTTTAGGTGAAGCTTTTGTCCCTGTTGAATAAAtgacacactttttttttttttttttattctgcaggACTTTCCTCAGAGATCATCAACTTCTGGACGTGTTCATAGAGAGAGCAGGAGACGACATTACTACGCACGAGAGGACagcgatgaagaggaggtgggCTTCGGCAGTCTGCAGCGT
Proteins encoded:
- the c10h1orf174 gene encoding UPF0688 protein C1orf174 homolog isoform X2 yields the protein MVHKASATRRRCMKSPKMHSAAESSAAGGGYSKADGPLERLSHISCECQQSAGRRRCSASPELEGPEGKENELRTGLDLDGCRGNSTADKQEPEDMDCEEPGKSIFPDDDSNQILPVEQFFGNLDAVQDFPQRSSTSGRVHRESRRRHYYAREDSDEEEVGFGSLQRDDRGCT
- the c10h1orf174 gene encoding UPF0688 protein C1orf174 homolog isoform X1 codes for the protein MVHKMPGQVGSLKPRKRKSSSEVKGTRKASATRRRCMKSPKMHSAAESSAAGGGYSKADGPLERLSHISCECQQSAGRRRCSASPELEGPEGKENELRTGLDLDGCRGNSTADKQEPEDMDCEEPGKSIFPDDDSNQILPVEQFFGNLDAVQDFPQRSSTSGRVHRESRRRHYYAREDSDEEEVGFGSLQRDDRGCT
- the b3gnt7l gene encoding UDP-GlcNAc:betaGal beta-1,3-N-acetylglucosaminyltransferase 7, like produces the protein MDHLFRRKRVGLLKPLLSLSLVFASFLMIHKLKLAEKDGVGVKHARDAGWCGSECFSFKKGVVKNILGSSVSPAPSNDLDAQRVSNGTPASWDAQVLNCSEDASVRTKDWFRRLDPRFHQFVLHRHCRYFPMLINHPEKCADGEVHLLMVVKSVIEQHDRREAVRKTWGKEHTVDGKKIKTLFLLGSPTTGKDTKNLQKLIEYEDLIYGDILQWDFMDTFFNLTLKEVNFLKWFDIYCSGVRFIFKGDDDVFVNTHNLLELIGFKVEERKQADLFVGDTISKAIPIRNRQSKYYIPKELYDKPYPPYVGGGGFLMSSQLARRLFVVSEDLELYPIDDVFLGMCLQKLHLAPEMHPGFRTFGITRRRVSPMNSEPCFYKNLIMVHKLSARELLRMWSVVHSQELICAQRTSI